Proteins from a single region of Haloarcula laminariae:
- a CDS encoding ABC transporter substrate-binding protein, whose amino-acid sequence MVQFTRRRVLRGAGTTAIAAAGLTGCLGRESGSLDSLTVAYVPIYPNMQHYVMEQEGYYENVPAGVTVERFSSGPSVVKAFASGDVDVAHFGITPAMVLVDRGTDAGVLAANSRDSFKIIGTTELADRYEQEGAATFEHFKEAHGRKVRFGAPPDGSVPDIVLRYWIQEELAVGKTESVINKSKVPPAKAVQTIQSGDIDATIVQEPFATTIGREDGFSELDWSGNILENHPVTVLFANQRVLDDSELAQSLVEQHVAATEFTESSPDAAAAHAASVIDSGVSDDLATAAMDSKASEFISNPHRITDQAATMGEFASNAGNIEEPIATESLFATEPYDASQR is encoded by the coding sequence ATGGTCCAATTCACGCGGCGACGAGTGCTCCGAGGTGCAGGCACAACTGCAATTGCTGCAGCGGGACTCACCGGCTGTCTCGGGCGAGAGAGTGGCTCGCTCGACTCCCTGACCGTCGCTTACGTCCCGATTTACCCGAACATGCAACACTACGTGATGGAACAGGAGGGCTACTACGAGAACGTCCCCGCGGGCGTCACCGTCGAGCGATTCAGCTCGGGGCCGAGCGTCGTCAAGGCCTTCGCGAGCGGCGACGTCGACGTCGCGCACTTCGGCATTACCCCGGCGATGGTCCTCGTCGACAGGGGCACGGACGCAGGCGTCCTTGCGGCGAATTCGAGAGACAGCTTCAAGATTATCGGGACGACCGAACTCGCCGACCGCTACGAACAGGAGGGGGCGGCCACGTTCGAACACTTCAAGGAAGCGCATGGTCGGAAGGTACGGTTCGGTGCACCACCGGACGGGAGCGTTCCCGATATCGTCCTCCGGTACTGGATTCAGGAGGAGCTCGCAGTCGGTAAGACGGAGTCCGTCATCAACAAGTCGAAGGTCCCGCCGGCGAAGGCGGTCCAGACCATTCAGTCGGGCGACATCGACGCCACGATCGTCCAGGAACCGTTCGCAACCACTATCGGCCGAGAGGACGGCTTCAGCGAACTTGACTGGTCCGGGAACATCTTGGAGAACCACCCGGTCACAGTGCTGTTCGCGAACCAGCGGGTGCTCGACGATAGCGAGCTCGCACAATCACTGGTCGAACAGCACGTGGCCGCGACCGAGTTCACCGAGTCCTCGCCGGACGCAGCCGCAGCCCACGCCGCGTCCGTAATCGACTCCGGCGTGAGCGATGACCTCGCGACGGCCGCCATGGACTCGAAGGCATCCGAGTTCATCTCGAACCCACACAGAATCACCGACCAGGCCGCAACGATGGGCGAGTTCGCCTCGAACGCCGGCAACATCGAAGAACCGATTGCGACCGAGAGCCTGTTCGCGACCGAGCCCTACGACGCCAGCCAGAGATGA
- a CDS encoding ABC transporter permease, whose product MSTRTNSSSDTVFTGSFEGDLRRYLRGLGGLLAFLLVWWVGAVTTQPTYLVPGPLESAYAFVDLFATSTAIVVPILGATLVLPTGIAHLAQTLFHYVPGLLLGALCGISFGLAMGWNGTFDDWLRPLVRVLRPIPPLAWVVFAIVWFGIHHTGAAFIVFVGAFWINFYGAYGGVEGVSSELTDAASTLGVERDLSMLKLVALPSAAPQVLTGFRTSIGRCWMIVVGAELFGAPGVGYEIINASNNLAMATSVAYMFVISLAFLCMDVGFRLVERRVLAWR is encoded by the coding sequence ATGAGCACGCGTACTAACTCCAGTTCCGACACCGTCTTTACCGGAAGCTTCGAGGGAGACCTTCGCCGGTATCTGCGCGGCCTGGGTGGACTCTTGGCGTTCCTCCTCGTGTGGTGGGTCGGCGCAGTGACGACCCAGCCCACGTATCTGGTCCCGGGGCCCCTCGAGTCGGCGTACGCCTTCGTCGACCTGTTCGCAACTTCGACTGCGATTGTCGTCCCCATCTTGGGGGCAACTCTTGTACTGCCGACAGGCATCGCACACCTCGCACAGACGCTGTTCCACTACGTGCCGGGGCTCCTCCTCGGCGCACTCTGTGGCATCAGTTTCGGCCTTGCGATGGGCTGGAACGGTACGTTCGACGACTGGTTGCGGCCGCTCGTCCGGGTACTACGGCCGATTCCGCCGCTCGCGTGGGTCGTCTTCGCCATCGTCTGGTTCGGCATCCATCACACCGGCGCGGCGTTCATCGTCTTCGTCGGCGCGTTCTGGATCAACTTCTACGGCGCCTACGGTGGCGTGGAAGGGGTTTCGAGCGAGCTGACCGACGCCGCGTCGACGCTCGGTGTGGAACGCGATCTCTCAATGCTGAAACTCGTCGCGCTCCCCAGCGCCGCGCCCCAGGTGCTGACGGGATTCCGAACGAGCATCGGCCGGTGCTGGATGATCGTCGTAGGCGCTGAGCTGTTCGGCGCACCGGGCGTCGGCTACGAGATTATCAACGCCTCGAACAACCTCGCGATGGCCACCAGTGTCGCGTACATGTTCGTAATCAGCCTCGCGTTCCTCTGTATGGATGTCGGATTTCGACTCGTCGAACGGAGGGTGCTCGCGTGGCGATGA
- a CDS encoding ABC transporter ATP-binding protein gives MAMSEQSSTESEEVPSEKITVRNVSKAYGSTQALADVSFSVSEGEFCCVVGPSGCGKTTLLRAIAGLDDPDSGSVLVGQEPVTEPGLDRGMVFQEYALFPWRTVRGNVRFGLDRPACECADCEARVRELVDLVGLEEFEDAYPKELSGGMKQRVGIARALAPDPEILLLDEPFGSVDARTRDRLHAELLDIWAQTEQTVVFVTHDIDEAVTLADRVVVMDADPGAVQSTVSIDIERPRERTAHEFVDYVARIRDELGSPVDGSV, from the coding sequence GTGGCGATGAGCGAGCAATCATCTACGGAGTCCGAGGAGGTGCCCAGCGAGAAGATTACTGTTCGGAACGTCAGCAAGGCGTACGGGTCGACGCAAGCGCTCGCTGACGTCTCGTTTTCGGTGTCGGAGGGCGAGTTCTGCTGTGTCGTCGGACCGTCCGGCTGTGGAAAGACCACACTGTTGCGAGCGATTGCGGGACTCGACGACCCGGACAGTGGATCGGTCCTTGTCGGCCAAGAACCGGTCACTGAACCCGGTCTCGACCGGGGCATGGTCTTCCAGGAGTACGCCCTGTTCCCGTGGCGGACCGTCCGGGGGAACGTCCGGTTCGGCCTCGACCGGCCCGCGTGTGAGTGTGCGGACTGCGAGGCGCGAGTTCGGGAGCTTGTCGACCTCGTCGGGCTCGAGGAGTTCGAGGACGCGTATCCGAAGGAGCTGTCCGGCGGCATGAAACAGCGCGTCGGCATCGCTCGCGCACTCGCTCCGGACCCGGAGATTCTCCTGCTGGACGAGCCGTTCGGGAGCGTGGACGCGCGGACCCGCGACCGCTTGCACGCCGAACTACTGGATATCTGGGCCCAGACCGAACAGACGGTCGTGTTCGTCACGCACGACATCGACGAGGCGGTGACGCTGGCCGACCGGGTCGTCGTGATGGACGCAGACCCGGGAGCCGTACAGTCGACCGTCTCCATCGACATAGAGCGGCCGCGCGAGCGAACAGCCCACGAGTTCGTCGACTACGTGGCCCGCATCAGGGACGAACTCGGGAGCCCGGTCGATGGGAGCGTCTGA
- a CDS encoding FAD-binding and (Fe-S)-binding domain-containing protein: MSDDESPTATDGGTQLAPTASDARADYDYVGGSVARPGLVSDLESRVDGEVRFDTYTRQLYATDASAYEVTPIGVVFPTSTADVASVVSYCSAREIPVLPRGGGTSLAGQTVNEAVVLDFTRHMDAVLSLDAESREARVQGGTVLADLNDRAAEHGLTFGPDPAAGNRSAIGGAIGNNSTGAHSLVYEKTDHYVEECEVVLADGTVTTFGEVSVETLRDRADPASDDLEARIAAGVLSLLDEHAEEIDDRYPELKRNVSGYNLDRLVAEYEGEYGEEGTINLARLLAGSEGTLAVVTEATVSLEPLPETKSVALLTYDSVVEAVSDVQHVLDHDPAAVELIDDVLIDLASDTTEFADIAGRLPNRTRAALLVEFYAEDDDHGREQVAGLLADRLPDDGDEAATDSDRYAFDALEAYDAAEREEIWKLRKSGLPILLGRTSDEKHISFLEDCAIPPEHLPEFVSEFQDILEANDTFAAFYAHAGPGVLHVRPLVNTKSQTDLDAMENIGEAVTDLVVEFGGSVSGEHGDGRARTQWNRKLYGERLWEAFRDLKTAFDPDWLLNPGQVCGDVSMTENLRFDPDYEFDAGFDSALSWDNENGMQGMVELCHGCGGCRTQQSEGGVMCPTFRAADEEVTSTRGRANMLRQAMSGDLPDDPTDDEFISEVMDLCIGCKGCAHDCPSEVDMAKLKVEVEHAHHQEHGSSLRERVFANVDTLARVGSALAPLSNLGPKLPGARTVMEKTLGIASERSLPTFERESLQDWFADRGPKVPERDADRKAVLFPDTYTNFSHPEVGKAAVRVLEAANVHVELAEVTDSGRPSYSKGFVDATRETATEAVEELAPRVADGWDVVVVEPSDAVMLQSDYLDLLDGDEASSVAANSYGVCEYLDTFRLDDGLTVDAPGRSLAYHGHCHQKATKKDHHAVGVLRRAGYEVDPLDSGCCGMAGSFGYESEHHAMSMAIGDTLEGQVDGSEAEAVVAPGASCRTQLSDLDVDTEGAFAGVDRDGPPTPIEALEAAVVGPDR; encoded by the coding sequence ATGAGCGACGACGAAAGCCCTACCGCCACAGACGGTGGCACCCAGCTCGCCCCCACCGCCAGCGACGCCAGAGCGGACTACGACTACGTCGGGGGGTCGGTAGCGCGTCCGGGCCTCGTCTCCGACCTCGAGTCGAGGGTCGACGGCGAGGTGCGGTTTGACACCTACACCCGCCAGCTGTACGCGACGGACGCCAGCGCCTACGAGGTGACGCCTATCGGCGTGGTCTTCCCCACCTCGACGGCCGACGTTGCGAGCGTCGTCTCGTACTGTTCCGCGCGGGAGATTCCGGTCCTCCCGCGGGGTGGCGGGACGAGTCTCGCGGGTCAGACCGTCAACGAGGCGGTCGTACTGGATTTCACCCGACACATGGACGCCGTATTGTCGCTGGATGCCGAAAGTCGGGAAGCCCGAGTCCAGGGCGGGACGGTGCTCGCGGACCTGAACGACCGGGCCGCCGAACACGGCCTCACCTTCGGCCCGGACCCTGCGGCCGGCAACCGGAGCGCCATCGGCGGTGCCATCGGGAACAACTCGACGGGGGCGCACTCGCTCGTCTACGAGAAGACCGACCACTACGTCGAAGAGTGCGAGGTCGTCCTCGCCGACGGCACTGTCACAACCTTCGGCGAGGTGTCGGTCGAGACGCTCAGGGACCGCGCTGACCCCGCGAGCGACGACCTCGAAGCCCGCATCGCGGCGGGCGTCCTCTCGCTGCTCGACGAGCACGCCGAGGAGATAGACGACCGCTACCCCGAACTCAAGCGGAACGTCTCCGGGTACAACCTCGACCGGCTGGTCGCCGAGTACGAGGGCGAGTACGGAGAGGAAGGGACGATAAACCTCGCTCGGCTGCTCGCCGGAAGCGAAGGCACGCTGGCCGTCGTCACCGAGGCGACGGTCTCGCTCGAACCCCTCCCCGAGACCAAATCGGTCGCCTTGCTGACCTACGACAGCGTCGTGGAAGCGGTCAGCGACGTGCAACACGTCCTCGACCACGACCCGGCGGCGGTCGAACTCATCGACGACGTGCTCATCGACCTCGCGTCCGACACGACGGAGTTTGCCGACATAGCTGGGCGGCTCCCGAACCGGACGCGGGCCGCGCTGCTGGTGGAGTTCTACGCCGAGGACGACGACCACGGCCGCGAGCAAGTGGCGGGGCTGCTGGCCGACCGCCTGCCCGACGACGGGGACGAGGCAGCGACGGACAGTGACCGCTACGCGTTCGACGCGCTGGAGGCCTACGACGCCGCCGAGCGCGAGGAGATATGGAAGCTCCGCAAGTCTGGGCTCCCCATTTTGCTCGGCCGGACGAGCGACGAGAAACACATCAGCTTCCTCGAGGACTGCGCTATCCCGCCGGAACACCTGCCGGAGTTCGTCAGCGAGTTCCAGGACATACTCGAAGCGAACGACACGTTCGCCGCGTTCTACGCGCACGCGGGGCCGGGCGTCCTCCACGTTCGTCCGCTCGTGAACACGAAGTCACAGACGGACCTCGATGCGATGGAGAACATCGGCGAGGCCGTCACCGACCTCGTCGTGGAGTTCGGCGGCTCGGTGTCGGGCGAACACGGCGACGGCCGCGCCCGCACCCAGTGGAACCGGAAACTGTACGGTGAGCGGCTCTGGGAGGCCTTCCGGGACCTGAAGACGGCCTTCGACCCCGACTGGCTCCTCAACCCGGGGCAGGTCTGCGGGGACGTCTCGATGACGGAGAACCTGCGTTTCGACCCCGACTACGAGTTCGACGCCGGCTTCGACTCGGCGCTTTCCTGGGACAACGAGAACGGCATGCAGGGGATGGTCGAGCTCTGCCACGGCTGTGGCGGCTGTCGCACCCAGCAGTCCGAGGGGGGCGTGATGTGCCCGACGTTCCGGGCGGCGGACGAGGAGGTCACGTCGACCCGGGGCCGCGCGAACATGCTCCGCCAGGCGATGAGCGGTGACCTGCCCGACGACCCGACCGACGACGAGTTCATCAGCGAGGTGATGGACCTCTGTATCGGCTGTAAGGGGTGCGCCCACGACTGCCCGAGCGAGGTTGACATGGCGAAGCTCAAAGTCGAAGTCGAACACGCCCACCACCAGGAACACGGTTCCAGTCTCCGCGAACGGGTGTTTGCCAACGTCGACACGCTCGCCCGCGTCGGGAGCGCGCTGGCGCCGCTCTCGAACCTCGGCCCGAAGCTCCCGGGCGCACGGACAGTGATGGAGAAGACGCTCGGCATCGCCAGCGAGCGCTCGCTCCCGACCTTCGAGCGCGAGAGCTTGCAGGACTGGTTCGCGGACCGGGGCCCGAAAGTTCCGGAGCGTGACGCCGACCGGAAGGCAGTCCTGTTCCCCGACACGTACACCAACTTCAGCCACCCCGAAGTCGGGAAGGCCGCGGTCCGGGTCCTCGAAGCGGCGAACGTCCACGTCGAGCTGGCCGAAGTGACCGACAGCGGGCGCCCGTCGTACTCGAAGGGGTTCGTCGACGCCACACGTGAGACGGCCACAGAGGCTGTCGAGGAACTCGCCCCGCGCGTCGCGGACGGGTGGGACGTCGTGGTCGTGGAACCCAGCGACGCGGTGATGCTCCAGTCGGACTATCTGGACTTGCTCGACGGCGACGAGGCGTCGTCGGTCGCGGCCAACAGCTACGGGGTCTGTGAGTATCTGGACACGTTCCGCTTGGACGACGGGCTGACGGTCGACGCCCCCGGCCGCTCCCTGGCCTACCACGGTCACTGTCACCAGAAGGCGACCAAGAAGGACCACCACGCCGTCGGTGTCCTGCGGCGGGCCGGCTACGAGGTCGACCCGCTCGACTCGGGCTGCTGTGGCATGGCCGGCAGTTTCGGCTACGAGAGCGAGCACCACGCGATGAGTATGGCTATCGGTGACACCCTCGAAGGGCAGGTGGACGGGAGCGAGGCGGAGGCCGTCGTCGCGCCCGGCGCCTCCTGTCGGACCCAACTTTCCGACCTCGACGTCGACACCGAGGGGGCTTTCGCCGGCGTCGACCGCGACGGACCGCCGACGCCGATAGAGGCGCTCGAGGCGGCCGTCGTCGGACCCGACCGCTGA
- a CDS encoding aldehyde dehydrogenase family protein produces the protein MAQDSLSRYSIDADWSDHYIGGEWRGSDSGETMAVMDPSTRETVTEVPRGTEADVDAAYEAAAAAQTEWGQTPPARREELVRNLLGTMDEHSEEIVELLATEAGQIEGMGETSVHLAEDQIAEAATLPRRMKGEHAASNIPGKENIVQREPQGVVTVISPWNFPLNLSARAIAPAVAAGNTVVVKPASNTPVVGGLLFARLFEDAGFPDGVINVVTGQGSEIGDAVASHDESDVVAFTGSTEVGRRVAAAAGENLAEAAMELGGNNAHIVTADADLDQAVDAGVFGSFAHQGQVCISINRHLVHEDVYDEYVEQVRERAENLPAGSAHDHVVVGPIINESQRDQILDYVERTVEAGATLETGGDTVDVDGVEDSLVVEPTVLSDVTNDMAAACNEHFGPVVPVIPFSDVDEAVELANDTEFGLSGSVHAGDVGAGKRIAQRLETGMVHVNDQPINDEAHVPFSGTGASGVGGYNTDDFLDEVTENKWISLQHDDREFPF, from the coding sequence ATGGCACAAGATAGCCTGTCCCGGTACAGTATCGACGCCGACTGGAGCGACCACTACATCGGCGGCGAGTGGCGCGGCAGCGACAGCGGGGAGACCATGGCGGTAATGGACCCTTCGACCCGTGAGACGGTGACCGAAGTGCCCCGTGGTACCGAAGCGGACGTGGACGCGGCGTACGAAGCGGCGGCCGCCGCACAGACGGAGTGGGGACAGACACCGCCGGCCCGCCGGGAGGAGCTCGTCCGGAACCTCCTGGGGACGATGGACGAACACAGCGAGGAGATTGTCGAGCTACTGGCCACGGAAGCCGGGCAGATCGAGGGGATGGGCGAGACGTCCGTCCACCTCGCCGAGGACCAGATAGCCGAGGCCGCGACCCTGCCACGGCGGATGAAAGGGGAACACGCCGCCTCGAACATCCCCGGGAAGGAGAACATCGTCCAGCGTGAGCCCCAGGGCGTCGTGACGGTCATCTCGCCGTGGAACTTCCCGCTGAACCTCTCGGCGCGGGCCATCGCCCCGGCCGTCGCCGCGGGCAACACCGTGGTCGTAAAGCCCGCGAGCAACACGCCGGTCGTGGGCGGGCTGCTGTTCGCCCGGCTGTTCGAGGACGCGGGCTTCCCCGACGGCGTCATCAACGTCGTCACCGGCCAGGGCTCGGAAATCGGCGACGCCGTCGCCAGCCACGACGAGAGCGACGTGGTCGCCTTTACCGGGTCGACCGAGGTCGGCCGGCGCGTCGCCGCCGCGGCCGGCGAGAACCTCGCCGAGGCCGCGATGGAGCTGGGCGGGAACAACGCCCACATCGTCACGGCCGACGCGGACCTCGACCAGGCAGTCGACGCGGGCGTGTTCGGCTCGTTCGCCCACCAGGGACAGGTCTGTATCTCCATCAACCGCCACCTCGTCCACGAGGACGTCTACGACGAGTACGTCGAGCAGGTGCGCGAGCGAGCCGAGAACCTCCCGGCCGGGAGCGCCCACGACCACGTCGTCGTCGGCCCCATCATCAACGAGTCACAGCGCGACCAGATTCTGGACTACGTCGAACGGACCGTCGAGGCCGGCGCGACGCTGGAGACCGGCGGCGACACTGTCGACGTGGACGGGGTCGAGGATTCCCTGGTCGTCGAACCGACCGTCCTCTCGGACGTGACAAACGACATGGCGGCGGCGTGCAACGAGCACTTCGGCCCGGTCGTCCCGGTCATCCCGTTCTCGGACGTCGACGAGGCCGTCGAGCTGGCGAACGACACCGAGTTCGGCCTGTCGGGCTCGGTCCACGCGGGCGACGTGGGCGCGGGCAAACGCATCGCCCAGCGGCTGGAGACGGGGATGGTCCACGTCAACGACCAGCCGATAAACGACGAGGCACACGTCCCGTTCAGCGGGACGGGCGCGTCGGGGGTCGGCGGCTACAACACCGACGACTTCCTCGACGAGGTCACCGAGAACAAGTGGATATCGCTCCAGCACGACGACCGCGAGTTCCCGTTCTGA
- a CDS encoding SDR family oxidoreductase, producing the protein MDGTVCVVAGGGNGLGEAAARGLADRGATVVVADRGTSVAGEGSDPSVPERVASDIREAGGEATAHHCDVSDFDDADGLVEETVAEHGRLDFVANFAGILRDGMSYKLDPEDWEAVVETNLTGQFAPLRAACAHWRDASEDGGFDRQRSYLAVSAGAARGNLGQANYAAAKAGVLGMVRSVSTEMYRSDVRVNALVPNGYTRMTETVPEEHRPYTREEMPPEKVAPMVAYLASEAAEDVTGCTLYAGGDRVGVLSDPSMAAVGVEPDGWSLESLTEHFAEDVAADVELTRTETHF; encoded by the coding sequence ATGGACGGCACTGTCTGTGTCGTCGCCGGCGGCGGGAACGGCCTCGGGGAAGCGGCGGCACGCGGGCTGGCCGACCGGGGCGCGACGGTCGTGGTGGCCGACCGCGGCACGTCCGTCGCCGGCGAGGGGAGCGACCCGTCGGTCCCCGAGCGAGTCGCGTCGGACATCCGCGAGGCCGGCGGCGAGGCGACGGCCCATCACTGCGACGTGAGCGACTTCGACGACGCCGACGGACTCGTCGAGGAGACCGTCGCGGAACATGGCCGTCTCGACTTCGTCGCGAACTTCGCGGGCATCCTCCGGGACGGCATGAGCTACAAGCTCGACCCGGAGGACTGGGAAGCCGTCGTCGAGACGAACCTCACCGGCCAGTTCGCCCCCCTCCGAGCGGCGTGTGCACACTGGCGGGACGCGAGCGAAGACGGGGGGTTCGACCGCCAGCGCTCCTACCTCGCGGTCAGCGCGGGGGCCGCTCGCGGGAACCTCGGCCAGGCGAACTACGCCGCCGCGAAGGCCGGCGTCCTCGGGATGGTCCGGTCGGTGTCGACGGAGATGTACCGGTCCGACGTTCGGGTCAACGCGCTGGTCCCGAACGGGTACACGCGGATGACCGAGACGGTCCCCGAGGAACACCGCCCGTACACGCGCGAGGAGATGCCCCCGGAGAAGGTGGCGCCGATGGTGGCCTACCTCGCGAGCGAGGCGGCCGAGGACGTGACCGGCTGTACGCTCTACGCCGGCGGCGACCGCGTGGGCGTCCTCTCGGACCCGTCGATGGCCGCCGTCGGCGTCGAACCCGACGGCTGGAGCCTCGAGTCGCTGACCGAGCACTTCGCGGAGGACGTGGCCGCCGACGTCGAGCTGACGCGGACGGAGACGCATTTCTGA
- a CDS encoding fumarylacetoacetate hydrolase family protein → MRFVRYDDDQLGLLTDDGSGIIALNDRLGIEADEPLVEYIDGEYDASEYADADADVDVADVEIGSPVGRPGKVIAAPLNYENHIEEALSDRDITTEEWFSIKDKGYFLKAPSSVVGPDHGIELPFTDRRTDHEVELAFVMEGDIKDVPAEEAWDHIFGYTILLDISLRGDQDRSNRKSYDTFTVIGPCVTTADEIDDPQDLQMELELNGDRRQYENTGDMVYTCADIVQYASLGATLETGDVITTGTPEGVSELSDGDTIDAEIESVGSMTVDVTGRDVSYAEADVQKGGQE, encoded by the coding sequence ATGAGATTCGTCCGCTACGACGACGACCAGCTCGGTTTGCTCACAGACGACGGTTCCGGTATCATCGCGCTGAACGACCGGCTCGGCATCGAGGCCGACGAGCCGCTCGTCGAGTACATCGACGGGGAGTACGACGCGAGCGAGTACGCGGACGCCGACGCCGACGTCGACGTAGCCGACGTGGAGATCGGCTCGCCCGTGGGCCGACCCGGGAAGGTCATCGCCGCGCCGCTGAACTACGAGAACCACATCGAGGAGGCGCTGTCGGACCGCGATATCACCACCGAAGAGTGGTTCTCCATCAAGGACAAGGGCTACTTCCTGAAGGCCCCCTCCAGCGTCGTCGGCCCTGACCACGGTATCGAGCTCCCCTTCACCGACCGACGGACCGACCACGAGGTCGAACTCGCGTTCGTCATGGAGGGCGACATCAAGGACGTCCCCGCCGAGGAGGCGTGGGACCACATCTTCGGCTACACCATCCTGCTGGATATCTCGCTTCGCGGGGACCAGGACCGCTCGAACCGGAAGTCCTACGACACCTTCACCGTCATCGGCCCGTGCGTGACGACGGCCGACGAGATCGACGACCCCCAGGACCTCCAGATGGAGCTGGAGCTCAACGGCGACCGCCGCCAGTACGAGAACACCGGCGACATGGTGTACACGTGTGCCGATATCGTTCAGTACGCCTCGCTCGGGGCCACGCTGGAGACGGGCGACGTCATCACCACCGGGACGCCCGAGGGCGTCAGCGAGCTCTCGGACGGCGACACCATCGACGCGGAGATCGAGTCCGTCGGGTCGATGACCGTCGACGTCACGGGGCGCGACGTGAGCTACGCCGAAGCCGACGTGCAGAAGGGCGGTCAGGAGTAA
- a CDS encoding ABC transporter ATP-binding protein encodes MALLEVDSIDVSYGNVQVLWDVSLSVERGETVALLGANGAGKTTTLKSICGDLTPTAGEIRYKGENIGGMPFEDVVEKGIAHVPEGREIFTDSSIRENLELGAYIDRSKMEEQLAEVYEIFPRLEERSDQRAGTLSGGEQQMLAIGRGLMSDPDLLLLDEASLGLAPVLVDDVFEAIERINEQGTTVLLVEQDIYNALRVADRGYVIKTGKMTLSGTAAELAEDERVAESYLGA; translated from the coding sequence ATGGCACTCCTCGAAGTCGACTCGATAGACGTGTCGTACGGGAACGTACAGGTGCTGTGGGACGTCAGCCTCTCCGTCGAACGCGGCGAGACGGTCGCGCTCCTGGGCGCGAACGGGGCGGGCAAGACGACCACGCTCAAGAGCATCTGTGGCGATCTGACGCCGACCGCCGGGGAAATCCGGTACAAGGGCGAGAACATCGGCGGGATGCCCTTCGAGGACGTCGTCGAGAAGGGCATCGCGCACGTCCCGGAGGGCCGGGAGATATTCACGGACAGCAGTATCCGTGAGAACCTCGAACTCGGTGCGTACATCGACCGTAGCAAGATGGAGGAACAACTGGCAGAGGTGTACGAGATCTTCCCCCGACTGGAGGAGCGGTCCGACCAGCGTGCGGGGACGCTCTCGGGCGGCGAACAGCAGATGCTCGCCATCGGTCGCGGCCTGATGAGCGACCCCGACCTGCTGTTGCTCGACGAGGCGAGCCTCGGCCTCGCGCCCGTCCTGGTCGACGACGTGTTCGAGGCCATCGAGCGCATCAACGAGCAGGGGACGACGGTGCTCCTGGTCGAACAGGACATCTACAACGCCTTGCGGGTGGCCGACCGCGGCTACGTCATCAAGACGGGGAAGATGACGCTCTCGGGAACGGCCGCGGAACTCGCCGAGGACGAACGCGTCGCGGAGTCGTACCTCGGGGCCTGA
- a CDS encoding branched-chain amino acid ABC transporter permease: MSLLERHPEESLLANRRLQGILGVVLLALLSVPFVTTDSLTGLILTGLVFVMLGVSWNLLAGYAGQISLGHAAFFGMGAFIAAWLTTPTAAGFPASIQLPILVAVVLGGVAAALISLVLGPILFRLSGHYFAIGTLALAAVIELVMLDQRSLTGGSTGYYVQGDLGLNEFVTHGDVMFLLTLVATILTIAVTYRIVSGAGGLGMKAIHDDEEAASSLGVNPLKYKMYAFVVSSFFAGLAGGLYGHYTLYINPQSTLAVTWTIDSLVIVILGGMGTFAGPVLGAGLFLLLDTGLAAIVGSVATTVEGALIILFIIYLPQGLYGLAQDYLVTDVDAGGADPHAADATPDGDPDVVTDED; encoded by the coding sequence ATGAGCTTGCTCGAACGCCACCCCGAGGAGTCGCTGCTCGCAAACCGGCGCCTCCAGGGCATACTCGGCGTAGTCTTGCTGGCGCTCCTGTCGGTACCGTTCGTGACGACCGACTCGCTGACCGGGCTCATACTCACGGGGCTCGTGTTCGTGATGCTCGGCGTCTCGTGGAACCTGCTCGCGGGGTACGCCGGACAGATATCGCTGGGACATGCCGCCTTCTTCGGCATGGGCGCGTTCATCGCCGCGTGGTTGACCACGCCCACTGCAGCGGGCTTCCCGGCGTCGATTCAGCTGCCGATACTGGTCGCTGTCGTCCTCGGCGGCGTGGCGGCCGCGCTGATCTCACTGGTGCTCGGGCCGATTCTCTTCCGGCTCAGCGGCCACTACTTCGCCATCGGGACCCTCGCGCTGGCGGCGGTCATCGAACTGGTGATGCTGGACCAGCGGTCGCTGACCGGCGGCTCGACGGGGTACTACGTGCAGGGCGACCTCGGCCTCAACGAGTTCGTCACCCACGGGGACGTAATGTTCCTCCTGACGCTGGTCGCGACGATTCTCACCATCGCCGTGACCTACCGCATCGTCAGCGGCGCGGGCGGGCTCGGGATGAAGGCCATCCACGACGACGAGGAGGCCGCGTCCAGTCTCGGCGTCAACCCGCTGAAGTACAAGATGTACGCCTTCGTCGTCTCCTCGTTCTTCGCGGGGCTGGCGGGCGGCCTGTACGGCCACTACACGCTGTACATCAACCCGCAGTCGACGCTCGCGGTGACGTGGACCATCGATTCGCTGGTCATCGTCATCCTGGGCGGGATGGGGACGTTCGCCGGGCCGGTCCTCGGCGCGGGGCTGTTCCTCCTGCTCGATACCGGACTGGCCGCTATCGTCGGGAGCGTCGCGACGACCGTCGAGGGGGCGCTCATCATCCTCTTCATCATCTACCTCCCGCAGGGCCTGTACGGCCTCGCACAGGACTACCTCGTCACCGACGTCGACGCGGGCGGAGCGGACCCCCACGCCGCTGACGCGACACCGGACGGGGACCCCGACGTAGTCACCGACGAGGACTGA